The sequence atattttttttatttttataaatgtttttatttttatatatttttattattggttttaggACCTTATGTTGTTAAAAGAGGATACTAGTTTAAATATGTTTATTGCTGAAGATGTAGATTATAATTTAATACtacatttttattgaaatattacaaTTGAATTAAgttgcctcttttttttaattagtttgatTTCAGTTTCATGTTTCATGATAGATCTTACATGACATtggaatagatagaaataagCATGAGTAGATAatcacaataaatagataaatagaccaaAAATCAAACTGAAACCTTGAATCCTTTTTCCAGGAACAGTCACCAGCTTGGCCTTCCACAAGACTAACTATCTTTTCTCAGGAAGTGAAGATGGGAAAATCTGCATTTATAAGACAGCTGGTTTCAAGGTGAGTTGTTTTGGTAAACTTTTCGACATAACTTTTgctaatactgtttttttttttttcttttctttttcttttcttttcttcttcttaaaaaagGGAACTGATATTTACATTAACTGTAATTATATAGCGTTTATATCTAGTTTTATGTATTTGGTAGATTTGGAAATATGTAATGGTTGATGTTTTATCCTAACAGGTTTTTGTAAATGGAGAAAAATGTATACTGTTCTAGTTATATTCTTGTCATTaagtttaattattaaaaaaaattattttatatatttcagtgTGAAAAAACATTGTTTGCGCACCCTGGAGGTGTAACATGCATCTCTGTCCATCCCACTGGTAAACTAGCACTTTCAGTTGGCAATGACAAGAAACTGTGCACATGGAACCTTATTAAAGGAAGAAGAGCATATGTAACTCATGTTGGAGTAGGTATGTATCTAGAAGCTTTATCTTGTAGCTGTATGTTTCCCTTGTTACTCTTCTATTtccttgaaaatatatttattgttattggtatactTTAGGATTTAATATAATTCAGAAGTAAtctcatgtgtatatgtaattatagaagTGATTAACATGTTTATTGGATTATTATCCCTGTTGGcacagatggcaagaatacatgccattccCACTGTAATAAatgtttatttactgtatttacacatagatggctccacaagtgctcagtcaccaaggagttggttattagtcctacctatctcacctgtttatccttttccttgacttttggaaaaggtcttttgtattatttcattgtcttaaatgttaccaagattttaataacaatttaataatcataacatcaataacaatgataacagtattgaaatagaaaaaaaaaaaaaaaaaaaaatccgcctattcaaggaatggggaaatcaggatcagtcactagggtCTACTAATAAACTCCTTGCAGGTAGAGCACATGTGGAGTCATCTATCTCTATggaacaaaatttacaaaatactAAAGGGGACACAACATAAATCCATGGTGGTTGTGTTAATATCCATAATTTGTACTCAGATTACTGAATACTGAGAATCCAGattaaaattgtgtgtgaatttcaaatatttttgataattagaATGTATATTCCATAGTCGCAGACATTGTACTCTGGAATCCAACTGGGGTGAACTTCCTTGTGGTGAAAGGTAGCTGTATTGATATTTACGAAGTTTCAACTGGCAAAGTTAAGCAGTCTGTGGACTTCAGGGAAAGAATTCAAGCACTAGTCTTTATCACAGTGAGTATATTGGCAAAACATATTCATTACTCATATATTGTAACTGTTTCCTTGAACAGTTAGAGAGAATTGTAGAAAAAATATGTAACTTCCTATAAACCTACAAAGGTACTTATCATCTTGGTTTACCtgttttaatcataataacactTGTATCTCAATTGCAGGAGGACATTGTTGCAGTTGGTGGTGAAGGAAAGAATATTTGTTTGTATGATATTACAAACCAAATAGAAATTGTTCAATGGCCAGCCCACAGTATGAGAATCAAAAGTCTTAAAAAAATTGCTAGAACTGCAGTAGAAGAAGTGTGGCTTGTCTCAGCGTCCACAGATGGCTTCATAAAAGTGTGGAAACTTGAGGTAACATTATTGTGTATGGTgacaacaattatgattatgaagacAGTGGTGATACTATTAATGATGtatttacaatcattatcatcatcatcatggtattactgctattattatagttgttggtttgttgtagtaatagtagtaatatgctaattattattatacatgatttgtatttgtggtatttgcattgttgttgttattgttgttttatcttatttgatcttactgttattatcattttatcaaaattGCCATTTTATCACTACTGTTGTTATGGTGctcttattacgtttttttttttttaattcactttcATTCCTTACTAATTGATGTGATTTTTACAGCTGTTGTCACTCCAGAAAAAACCCAAACTTATAGGAAAAGTGGATATCTCATGCCGTGTTACCTGCATGGATATTCGCATAAGCCGTCAGAAGGTAAATatcaagaaggaagaggaaggggaagaggaagctaAAGATGCTaatgatggagaagagggagatgatgtCAAAGAATCacatgatgaagatgaggaggagacagaaaaatcaggtgatgaggggatgaggatgacctggatgatgaagaagagtggaagatgaagaggataaagaggagttAGAAGGTGAAGTAGAAGGTTTGGAAAAGTTGGAAGATGATTCAGACAGCCAAGAAAGCTACTTGGAAGAAGATGATTTTGATGAAGAAGATTTTGGAGATTGGAAGATACCAAAAAGAAGGAGAGTGATGTAAATGATTTAGAAAGTtcagaagaagaggcagaagataTTATTGTTGGTAAGAAGAATGATGCTAAAGGAAAGGACGTTAAAACTAATGTCaaacagaaaggaaagaatgGCAATATCCAGGGGAAAAAagcacaaaagaggaaaaagaaaggtaaagggaAGCCACTGTCCAATAAGACCAATACATCTGGccagaaagcaaagaaaatgaaaatgaaatagcagtgttttttaaatatatgtaaaatgtacaaTTTGCCTTTTATTTGTCCAGCTATTTTCTATTTCTGAtgcaca is a genomic window of Penaeus monodon isolate SGIC_2016 chromosome 10, NSTDA_Pmon_1, whole genome shotgun sequence containing:
- the LOC119577829 gene encoding LOW QUALITY PROTEIN: p21-activated protein kinase-interacting protein 1-like (The sequence of the model RefSeq protein was modified relative to this genomic sequence to represent the inferred CDS: inserted 2 bases in 2 codons; deleted 2 bases in 1 codon), encoding MANKKIEIIVGTSENYLVGYKIDQQKNGELSFNMIFAERAHSACIRHLCVSGKYLASGGADEMIKLYDLYKGRDLGWLEKHEGTVTSLAFHKTNYLFSGSEDGKICIYKTAGFKCEKTLFAHPGGVTCISVHPTGKLALSVGNDKKLCTWNLIKGRRAYVTHVGVVADIVLWNPTGVNFLVVKGSCIDIYEVSTGKVKQSVDFRERIQALVFITEDIVAVGGEGKNICLYDITNQIEIVQWPAHSMRIKSLKKIARTAVEEVWLVSASTDGFIKVWKLELLSLQKKPKLIGKVDISCRVTCMDIRISRQKVNIKKEEEGEEEAKDANDGEEGDDVKESHDEDEEETEKSGDEXDEDDLDDEEVEDEEDKEELEGEVEGLEKLEDDSDSQESYLEEDDFDEEDFGDXEDTKKKESDVNDLESSEEEAEDIIVGKKNDAKGKDVKTNVKQKGKNGNIQGKKAQKRKKKGKGKPLSNKTNTSGQKAKKMKMK